Proteins encoded together in one Coregonus clupeaformis isolate EN_2021a chromosome 30, ASM2061545v1, whole genome shotgun sequence window:
- the LOC121546713 gene encoding transcription factor 15-like, whose product MHRIFIRLGICFLLLFFSWAIVLETQTQNISMMTFAMLRPIATHLISYPDLSMMSEDEENRSESDGSSDQSYGCCASADKRRRISRKSGGSSVVIVKQRNAANARERDRTQSVNTAFTALRTLIPTEPVDRKLSKIETLRLASSYISHLTNTLLLGDGNGDGQPCLGAVYAQGESGGKQPRTICTFCLGNQRKAIKDGKDCLKMRGVGSLRVNRR is encoded by the coding sequence ATGCATAGAATATTCATTCGTTTAGGGATTTGTTTTCTCCTCTTATTTTTTTCTTGGGCCATCGTTTTAGAGACCCAGACCCAAAACATTTCGATGATGACCTTTGCCATGCTTCGGCCAATTGCGACTCATCTGATCAGCTACCCGGACCTGAGTATGATGTCCGAAGACGAGGAGAACCGCAGCGAGAGCGACGGTAGCTCGGATCAGAGCTATGGATGCTGCGCATCCGCCGACAAACGGCGGAGGATTTCTCGAAAGTCGGGAGGCAGCAGTGTTGTCATTGTGAAACAGCGGAACGCAGCCAATGCCAGGGAGCGCGACCGAACCCAAAGCGTCAACACTGCATTTACTGCACTTCGGACTCTAATACCCACTGAGCCAGTGGACAGAAAACTCTCCAAGATTGAGACGCTTCGCCTAGCATCCAGCTACATCTCCCACCTCACCAACACCCTGCTGCTCGGAGACGGGAATGGAGATGGACAACCTTGTCTTGGCGCGGTTTACGCGCAAGGAGAGAGCGGTGGAAAGCAGCCTCGCACCATCTGTACCTTCTGTTTGGGCAATCAAAGAAAAGCG